DNA sequence from the Dethiosulfovibrio salsuginis genome:
GCAGTACCTCGTAGCATCATCATCGGCGTGAGATAATCGCCCCACGATGAAGACTGAAGGGAACTCAATCAGTACGGGGGTGGTAGACCAATGATGACGAACCAAGAAGCTAAGCTAGCAGAGACCTTAAAGATCTGGACAGATCATATCAATGACTGTCGGTCCAGCGGAATGACCGTAAGGGCCTGGTGCAAATCCAAGGGAATCCACGTTCATACCTATTATTACCGCCAAAACCAGGTCCGCAAAGCTGCCTGCAAAGAGGCGCAACAGCAGGAGCGTAAGACATCGGT
Encoded proteins:
- the tnpA gene encoding IS66 family insertion sequence element accessory protein TnpA; translation: MMTNQEAKLAETLKIWTDHINDCRSSGMTVRAWCKSKGIHVHTYYYRQNQVRKAACKEAQQQERKTSV